AAGCAATTACCCTTCAACAGTTACATCGGGGGCCGCCAGCCCATCGACCGAGTTCAAGCGAATATCGCGACCCGTCAACCCCAAGGAGGCCCGCGTGGCCGATTCGCGCGTGGAATACTTCCTCCTGCTTGAGGACTTGACCGCAGGCATGAAACGGCCATGTATCATGGACCTCAAGATGGGGACCCGTCAATACGGAGTCGACGCGACCCCTAAGAAGCAGGCTTCACAGCAACGCAAGTGCGCAGCCACCACGTCGCGGAGCCTCGGCGTACGGGTCTGCGGGTTGCAAGTGTGGGACGCAGCGCAACAGACATATATATTTCGAGATAAGTACTATGGCCGGGACCTCAGACCTGGGGCCGAATTCCAGGAGGCGTTGACGCGATTCCTGTACGACGGTGTGGATCCGGCGAGCATCCTTCGACACATACCCACCGTCCTGTCCAAGCTTAGAGAGTTGGAGGTCATCATTGAAAAGCTAGACGACTACAGATTCTATGCGGCCAGCCTATTGATGTTTTATGACGGAGATCGGAGCGGCGATGACGGGAACGAGACCGCGATCGAGGATTCGACTACGGACTTTGCCACGGACACTGAAGAGGGACGCACGGCTGCCTCGGTTGCCGCGCGCAAGAGTCGCAAGCGTAACAAGCGCGAGATTGATTTCAAGATTGCCGACTTTGCCAACGGAGTCACAGCCTTGTCCGGTGGTTATGGGGCCGAGGACAGGCCCTGTCCGCCACAGCACCCCGGCCAGCCCGACCGCGGCTTTCTGAGAGGCCTAAGAAGTCTCCGGCGCTACTTTTTGAAGATCCAGAGGGAGACGAGGGAGCAGCTCGGACTCGGGCTTCTTGGCAGTCGTCACGGAGTCAATTACGATGGCGCGGCCGACAGCGGCTTTGGTGGCGATGATGGATGGGATGAGGACGAGGGTTCTGTGAGCGAATGAGAGGGTGCTTGCCGATGATGGAACAAAGATTTGTATTACGAAATTATGGATCTGGATGTTTTATCCGGAAGTGGGATAGAAGATGTGAGAGagggttgcttttttttcttagtaCAAATTGCTGCTGAATTCTTTGTCCTGAATCTTTTTATTGTTCGTTTCTTGATTTCTTTACCATGAAATGTTTTGGTCTTGGTCTCTGTTTTTCTGCATGTCTATAGAATACCCCCTTTTCCATCGGTCTCTTATGTTTTACGAAACATTACTGCAAAGGTCTGGCCTGGCGTCCTTTTCAAAGTGATACAGGACAAAAACGAgcaaaaaagaggaaaaaacaaaacttaGCTTACTGGATGGTTTCACTACATACCTACTACTATTACAGGATTGCCTGGTGATGATGCTTGCTTTTTACcttgggaaaaaaagaatctaCGATGCggatgggggggggggggggggggggggtggaGGGATACTCTCTTTTATATAACCAAACCGGTACTAGATACCTGACAGCGGTGTTTTAATTCCTGCCTGGCAGTAATCTCAGTATGCTAGTTTCAAGCAGTCCACAAAATAGGTGAAAGTACCTATGCGGGAAATAGTTTGGCTCGCTCATGAAATGCGCACGCCACAAGTCAATGCGGAACTTAACAGGCGCGATGAGCATGTATCAAGAAACACCGACAGTAAAAAGCTAGGAAACTGTCGTGTCCCATAGGCATAAAGCTTCGGCGGTTGTAGGTAGGATCGAGCAGgatgagaaacaaaaaagatttCTTGAATATAGCGATCACGCTCATACAACGATACTGACATGAGATTCAGACAAAATTGCCACAAAATACCACCAATTCGCGCAGGCTATCGAAACATGGCCGCATCATCTTTAGAAGCAAAGATAGGAAAAGAGAAGTGCGGAGTGGAACGTAGTCTGCAAAGTAAGTCACACTCCCCCAGCACAAATAACCACACAAAGCCACGCGACGTTCTTTTTCGTGAAAGAAGACGCAAATAAAAGGGAACATAGAGACAAGAAGAGAAAGATTGGTATGGCAGGGTTTAATCTCGAGCTGATTGAAGCTGTCAAGGAGAAAACCGATAATACTGTGCAAAAGCCAGTAGTAGATAATTAAGAGAGACAGAGGAAAACATCAACGCCAGTAAAGACATAGGAACTATTTAATATGGGGAATAAACAATGACCAAAGATAGTAAAAATTACGACATATGGCATGTAGGCAAGAATCCGCGCCCAGCATCAGGCAAAGCAAGAGGTCGTTACAAATCCGTTGCATTAACGGGTGCCCCCAAGCGCGCTGATGCGAGCCCCGGAAGGCCTGTGAAGCAGGCTCTCGGTGTGCTTGCCAAGGACCCTACTGGTTGTGTGGGCGGGCATGTTGACCGTCTCGGATTCGCTTGCAGATGGACCGTTGTCCAAATCCTCGTCATCCTCTACAATCTTTGTCGGGATGTCGTGGCCGATCATGTACTGCTGGGAGGACCGCTCGGGGGTGGTCATGGTAGTCGAGGCCATGGAGAGAGCAGTGCTCGACCTGTTGGGAATCAAGTCCGGCGTCGGCGGGATGCTCGACGTGCGGCCCGACGATGGGCGCAGGCGGACGCTGATGTCGTCGCCAACCTCGCTGTGGGTGCCGGCATCGCTGCCGGCGACCGACAGGCCGCTGCCGCGGCGGTAGCTGCTCGAATGGTGGGCCGAATGGTGGCCCGAATCGGAGCCATCCTCGATCTCGGCGTCGTGAGCAAGGGCCAGGCCCTCTACAGCAGCCTGGCACTGCTCCGCGATGTTTCGTATGATGTGTGCAATAGCATCCGTCTTGTCTTTAAGGTGACGGTCAGCCACATCAGAGAAGCTTGAGGAAGAAAAGCGCTTGCTGTTGTGGTGCTTGCTCTCCATATCTATATCCCGagacaaaagaaagacaATTAGAATTTGGGCGATGCAGGAAAATATTGTATGAAGCTGAGATGGTGACATAACCGCGGGGAGAACCCCAATTAGAAGCAAAATGTTTAGAAAACTTACCCTGAGTATCATCCTCGTAGCCAGCCTCCACCTCGTGCGCGAGATCGTTGTCGTTCTCTGGCTTGGTAAGAGAGCCGACGAGATGCTCCAGATGATGACTCTGGCCACCGATAAGGCTGCGCAGGTGCAACACCACGCGGCGGGCATCGTCGCGCTGCCTGGTGATGGTGTGGTTGGTGTGTTGTAGGGCTGCAAGCTCCTTCTTGTTGCGCTTGCGCTCACGCTCGAGCTCCTCGGCAATCTCTTGCTGAAGCACGAGAGCCTCGAGAGCGTCGTCGCGCTGCTTCTCGGTGCCGGTAAGACGGACCGACATGCGAGCGGCGTCGTCCTTCTGCTGGTCGATGAGCGTTGCCAGGCGGCGGTTTTCCCTCTTGTGGCCCTCAATCTTGACCTTGAGATCCTGAGTTTCTTTGGTGAGCTGCTCGGCGAAGGCCTGGAACTTGGTGAACTATTGTAGGGGAGTGTGGTTAGTGGCCTATCTTTGACCGAATCATGGTGTTGGTGTCCTACCTGCTGCTTCCAGCTGTCCAGCTCCTCATTGAGGTAGTTGTTGCGCTTAGTGACCTTGGCAAGCTCAGTGTCCATGCGTCCCTTAAGGTTGATGAAGTCTTGCCAGGCCTCCAGAGCGTCCCTGGAGTACTGATTCCTCTCACGAACAATCTCGTTGAGGTGTCTCATCGACACCTTGGTCATCAGAGGCTTCTTAACTGCACCACCGAAAACAGCCTTGATGCCAGTGTTCCGGCCCATCTTCTCGCAGACGTGATCCATGACAGCCATAACAGCGTCCTGGTTCCACCACTCAGGGTCTTGGATAGATTCAACCTCGCCGCGCATGACTATTATTTGACCGGCTGGCACCAGCTTGCCTCCACCGTATGCTGACCGCAAATGAGCGGGAGCGCCCGACGGAGTAACATCGCCGTTCAGCGCCTGTGTCAGGCGGGTCACAAACTTGTTGCGCTGGTTGGGGTTCAAGGCGGTAGGGGGGCTAGAGGTAAGAACGAAGTTGCGGTCGAGGTCTACTACCAGGGCGTCGGTAGGGGCGGTAAAAAGGGACCTGCACTCCGCGGTAACACCGAGAATGTACGGGCCCGGTTCTTGCACGAGCTCCTTTGCGTGCCGAGCGTGAACCATAGGAACGTACAGACCGCTCCACTCGTAAACACGGACGCAGTAGCGCACCGTCTCCGCAGCCATGGTAAGCATCGCTGGGTAGTGGCTGACAAAGATTATGCGGCGAGTGGGAGATATGGCGGCTTCAATGACACCGACAATGTTCGGAATTGAGAGGCAGGAGAAGAGAGGCCACATGGCGAAGTTTTGGAATCCAGTGGGAGACGAAGGGAATTGGTAGCAGAGGGCGTAATCCTTCATGTCGATCCGTACCAGGTCGTTAAGCCTCGGCGCGGGGAAGCTGAGGATTCGAGAAACCTCTTCGGCATGGAACAAGTTTGTGGCCTTGTTCCAGTGGATCCACATACCCCTTAGGTA
The Pyricularia oryzae 70-15 chromosome 1, whole genome shotgun sequence DNA segment above includes these coding regions:
- a CDS encoding DENN domain-containing protein → MAPSLNAHSSFTRPRTGDREGRPTTRDQGDTNLIIPSRTSSLHSRITQPIPSSLNVKPQQRTPKTLTHAYMVCGVGREPSQWVKAPPPAQGKIGHMKGAVGQFWLPEILGSSPRLEQDNEIARSLHAAMRACFPHDVEICTGRSQPHCVHHAFVLQQDSSHTLYGICLKVWSRADEKRAETIRELRKRTESDFYDNPDETYWIPYCLSFLSRYPLYNLLGDYLRGMWIHWNKATNLFHAEEVSRILSFPAPRLNDLVRIDMKDYALCYQFPSSPTGFQNFAMWPLFSCLSIPNIVGVIEAAISPTRRIIFVSHYPAMLTMAAETVRYCVRVYEWSGLYVPMVHARHAKELVQEPGPYILGVTAECRSLFTAPTDALVVDLDRNFVLTSSPPTALNPNQRNKFVTRLTQALNGDVTPSGAPAHLRSAYGGGKLVPAGQIIVMRGEVESIQDPEWWNQDAVMAVMDHVCEKMGRNTGIKAVFGGAVKKPLMTKVSMRHLNEIVRERNQYSRDALEAWQDFINLKGRMDTELAKVTKRNNYLNEELDSWKQQFTKFQAFAEQLTKETQDLKVKIEGHKRENRRLATLIDQQKDDAARMSVRLTGTEKQRDDALEALVLQQEIAEELERERKRNKKELAALQHTNHTITRQRDDARRVVLHLRSLIGGQSHHLEHLVGSLTKPENDNDLAHEVEAGYEDDTQDMESKHHNSKRFSSSSFSDVADRHLKDKTDAIAHIIRNIAEQCQAAVEGLALAHDAEIEDGSDSGHHSAHHSSSYRRGSGLSVAGSDAGTHSEVGDDISVRLRPSSGRTSSIPPTPDLIPNRSSTALSMASTTMTTPERSSQQYMIGHDIPTKIVEDDEDLDNGPSASESETVNMPAHTTSRVLGKHTESLLHRPSGARISALGGTR